Proteins encoded together in one Ictidomys tridecemlineatus isolate mIctTri1 chromosome 3, mIctTri1.hap1, whole genome shotgun sequence window:
- the LOC144376383 gene encoding serine/threonine-protein kinase PAK 2-like isoform X1, translating into MPEQRAQLPETFRVLKGKPMEHPLAVRGVNKYYNASTLKQKNLRLTPPEKDCFPSGTPALNTKGPETSAIVMEEDDGDGDVWPFTSPGHGHIRPSITDALPAPLGDATVGSGAKRKNTNLTDEEIVAKISYVIYFSYYL; encoded by the exons ATGCCAGAGCAGCGGGCTCAGTTGCCAGAAACTTTCAGGGTCCTCAAAGGAAAGCCAATGGAGCATCCTCTAGCTGTGCGGGGTGTCAATAAGTATTATAACGCCAGCACCTTGAAACAGAAAAATCTCAGATTGACTCCTCCTG agaaggatTGCTTCCCTTCTGGAACACCAGCA CTGAACACCAAGGGGCCGGAAACATCAGCTATAGTAATGGaggaagatgatggtgatggagatgttTGGCCTTTCACTTCCCCAGGACATGGCCACATAAGACCA TCTATAACTGATGCTCTTCCTGCACCTCTTGGTGATGCGACTGTGGGCAGTGGTGCCAAGAGAAAGAACACAAATTTGACCGATGAGGAGATTGTGGCAAAAATAAGTTATGTTATCtacttttcatattatttatga
- the LOC144376383 gene encoding serine/threonine-protein kinase PAK 2-like isoform X2: protein MPEQRAQLPETFRVLKGKPMEHPLAVRGVNKYYNASTLKQKNLRLTPPEKDCFPSGTPALNTKGPETSAIVMEEDDGDGDVWPFTSPGHGHIRPELW, encoded by the exons ATGCCAGAGCAGCGGGCTCAGTTGCCAGAAACTTTCAGGGTCCTCAAAGGAAAGCCAATGGAGCATCCTCTAGCTGTGCGGGGTGTCAATAAGTATTATAACGCCAGCACCTTGAAACAGAAAAATCTCAGATTGACTCCTCCTG agaaggatTGCTTCCCTTCTGGAACACCAGCA CTGAACACCAAGGGGCCGGAAACATCAGCTATAGTAATGGaggaagatgatggtgatggagatgttTGGCCTTTCACTTCCCCAGGACATGGCCACATAAGACCA